The following nucleotide sequence is from Triticum dicoccoides isolate Atlit2015 ecotype Zavitan chromosome 7B, WEW_v2.0, whole genome shotgun sequence.
atgttccagaagttgaagttaatatttcaagcaaatacccgagttgagagatatgaagtctccaacaagttctgtagctaaaagatggaggagaatcgctcaactagtgagcatgtgctcagattgtctgggtactacaatcgcttgaatcaagtgggagttaatcttccagataagatagtgattgacagaattctctagtcaccaccaccaagttagtagaacttcgtgatgaactatagtatgcaagggatgaagagaacgattcccaagctcttcgtgatgttgaaatcgacgaaggtagaaatcaagaaaaacatcaagtgttgatggtagacaagaccactagtttcaagaaaagggcaaagggaagaaggggaacttcaagaagaacggcaagtgagttgctgctcaagtgaagaaacccaagtctggtcctaagcctgagactaagtgcttctactgcaaagggattggtcactggaagcggaactaccccaagtgattggcggataagaaggatggcaaagtgaacataagtatatttgatatacatgttattgatgtgtactttacaagagtttatagcaacccctcagtatttggtactagttcagttgctaagattagtaactcgaaacgggagttgtagaataaacaaagactagttgaaggggaaatgacgatgagtgttggaagtagttccaagattgatatgatcatcatcgcacactccctatactttcgggattagtgttgaaactaaataagtgatatttggtgtttgcgttgagcatgaatatgatttgatcatgtttattgcaatatggttattcatttaagtaagagaataaactgttgttctgtttacatgaataaaaccttatatggttacacacccaaggaaaatggttcattggatctcgatcgtagtgatacacatattcataatattgaaaccaaaagatgcaaagttaataatgatagtgcaacttatttgtggcactgccgtttgggtcatatcggtgtaaagcgcatgaagatactccataaagatggattttcggaatcacttggttatgaatcatttgatgcttgcgaaccgtgccttttgggtaagatgactaaaactccgttctccggaacaatggaacgtgctactgacttattggaaataatacataccgatgtatgcgatccaatgagtgttgatgctcgtggcaagtatcgttattttctgaccttcacaagatgatttgagaagatatgggtatatctacttgatgaaacataagtctgaaatagttgaaaggttcaaagaatttcagagtgaagtggagaatcatcataacaagaaaataaagtttctgtgatttgatcgcggagacaaatatttgagttacgagtttggtcttcaattaaaacaatgtggaatagtttcacagctcacgccacctggaacaccacaacgttatggtgtgtccgaacgtcataaccgcactttattggatatggtgcgatctatgttgtctcttatcggttttaccactatcgttttggggttgtgcattagagacagctgcattcacgtttaaaaagggcaccatctaaatccgttgagacgacaccgtatgaactatggtttagcagtaaacctaagctgtcatttcttaaaagtttggagttgcgatgcttatatgaaaaaggttttcaacctgataagctcgaacccaaatcggagaagtgcgtcttcataggatacccaaagataaCTATTGGttagaccttctatcacagatccgaaggcaagttattcgttgctaaaatggatcctttctagagaagaagtttctctcgaaagaagtgagtgggagggaagtagaacttgatgaggtaactgtaccttctcccgaattggaaaatagttcatcactgaaatcagttccagtgattcttacaccaattagtgaggaagctaatgatgatgatcatgaaacttcagatcaagttactacagaacctcgtaggccttccagagtacggtccgcaccagagtggtacggtaatcctgttctggaagtcatgttactagaccatgatgaacctatgaactatgaggaagcgatgatgagcccagattccacgaaatggcttgaggccataaaatctgagatatgatccatgtatgagaacaaagtatggactttgattgacttactcaatgatcagcaagccatgttaaataaatggatcttcaagaggaagacggacactgatagtagtgttactatctactaagctcgacttgttgcgaaaggttttcaacaagttcaaagtgttgaatacgatgagattttctcactcgtatcgaaacttaagtctgtccgaatcatgttagcagttgccacattttatgaaatctggcaaatggatgtcaaaactgcattccttaatgaatttattaaagaagagttgtatatgatgcaaccagaaggttttgtcaatcctaaagatgttaacaaagtgtgcaagctccagcgatccatctgtggactggtgcaagcatctcggagttggaatatacgctttgatgagttgatcaaagcatatggttttatacagacttttgaagaagcctgtatttacaataaagtgagtgggagcactacagcatttctgataagtatatgtgaatgacatattgttgattggaaataatttataattattctgcaaagcataaaggagtgtttgaaaggagtttttcaaagaaagacctcggcgaagctacttacacattgagcatcaagatctatatagatagatcaagacacttgataagatttttcaatgagtacataccttgataaattttttgaaatagtttaaaatggaacagtaaaagaaggagttcttgcttgtgttgcaaggtgtgaagttgagtaagactcaagacccgaccatggcagaaaatagaaagagaatgaaaagtcattccctatgcctcagtcataggttctataaagtatgctatgctatgtaccagacctattgtataccttgctctttatttggcaagggagtacaatagtgacctaggagtagatcactggacattggtcaagaatatccttagtaaggactaaggaaatatttctcgataatggaagtgataaaagagctcgtcgtaaaaggttacagcgatgcaagcttttacaccaatccagatgactctaagtctcagtctggatacatattgaaagtgggagcaattagctagagtagctccgtgcagagcattgtggacatagaatatttgcaaaatacatacggctctgaatatgacagacccgttgactaagcttctctcacgagcaaaacatgatcacaccttagtactctttgggtgttaatcacatagcgatgtgaactagattattgactctagtaaaccctttgggtgttggtcacatgacgatgtgaactatgggtgttaatcatatacagatatgaatattgatgttaaatcacatggcgatgtgaactagattattgactctggtgcaagtgggagaccgaaggaaatatgccccagaggcaataataaagttattatttatttccttatatcatgataaatgtttattattcatgctagaattgtattaaccggaaacataatacatgtgtgaatacatagacaaacatagtgtcagtagtatgcctctacttgactagctcgttgaatcaaagatagttaagtttcctagccatggacaaaagagttgtcatttgattaacgggatcacatcattaggagaatgatgtgattgacatgacccattccgttagcctagcacttgatcgtttagtatattgctattgctttcttcatgacttatacatgttcctgtaactatgaaattatgcaactcccgtttaccggaggaacactttgggtactacgaaacgtcacaacgtaactgggtgattataaaggagtactacaggtgtctccgaaggtacatgttgagttggcgtatttcgagattaggttttgtcactccgactgtcggagaggtatctctgggccctctcggtaatgcacatcactataagccttgcaagcaatgtaaccaatgagttggttacgggatgatgcattacgtaacgagtaaagagactttctggtaacgagattgaactaggtattggataccgacgatcaaatctcgggcaagtaacataccgatgacaaagggaacaaagtatgttgttatgcggtttgaccgataaagatcttcgtagaatatgtgggaaccaatatgggcatccaggtcccgctattggttattgaccggaaacgtgttttggtcatgtctacatagttctcgaacccgtagggtccacacgcttaaggtttcgatgacagttttattatgagtttatgagttttgatgtaccgaaggagtttggagtcccggatgatatcggggacatgacgaggagtctcgaaatggtcgagacgtaaagatcgatatattggacgactatattcggagttcagaaaggttccgagtgattcgggtatttttcggagtaccggagagttacgggaattcgccggggagtatatgggccttattgggcatacgggaatagaggagagaggccaaaaggaaggaggcctgcgccccccctctggtccgaattggacaaggggcgcagcccccttttccttcttcctctccccctctttccccttctcctactccaacaaggaaggagggagtcctactcccggtgggagtaggactccccttggcgcgcctcctcctaggccggccgccccctccccccttgctcctttatatacgggggcagggggcaccccacaacacacaagttgatctacggatcgttccttagccgtgtgcggtgcccccttccaccatattccacctcggtcatatcgtcgcgaagcttaggcgaagccctgcgccggtagaacatcaacatcgtcaccacgccgtcgtgctgacggaattcatctccggagctttgctggatcggaggccggagatcgtcatcgagctgaacgtgtgctgaactcggaggccccgtacgttcggagcttggatcggtcggatcgtaaagacgtacgactacatcaaccgcgttgtcataacgcttccgctaacggtctacgagggtacgtggacaaacactctcccctctcgttgctatgccatcaccatgatcttgcgtgtgcgtaggattttttttttgaaattactacgttccccaacacttataccatggatttagaggattttacaactgcttgcaaactcccgtagaggggtaatattaatgatcctcacaaatctgaatttagagattttcttgctagtattactatgagagaatctagggacatagcacaagctaccatggggagcattcattttcctgctatacattatattgctctctttattggtagatgcattaacggtaaagacgaagcatgtcacatgtgtgttcctgatctgtgtgtcctcaagagtactgtgttaggttataaaggttataacttgggggcaatagttgcatgtaggttgcagaataatagtagaaagggaagtttatttggaggaatttatgcaacctgtgtggctaattatcttaatatagctccacgagagggggatatgataatACCTCTtgtttatttggattatgaagctacggtcagtcatcaatttcttgcgaggaatgaacaattcttccaatatcgactaacctatgacagacgcaacgtcgtccctgttactcttcctgcaccCTACAtttttgatcatcaggcaaaaggaagatatgttgtcactagggaggaagcagctgaacacgagaggagagcggaggcagctcgcccacacgctgcagctcaggaggtggttgccgctgcatctcactacgatcccggtttcacttatggatatcagccaggcggtccttggtactagaccaacttaggccaaaagcctaagcttggggttgtacgtatttctcaccgactttacattcatgttcacgcactagtcgtcggtgctcatactctttcattgtattatccgtgctagtttaaatttctttttctagttttcttcttgtgtgtttgataaaccttgagaaaaaccagaaaattagttagtttaatttccatgcttgtagtagtatttaaaatgaaaacccaaaaagatttctagttcttcttcttacttgttgggagctttcccgtgtaaatagttttattttcttttctttcctttgggggtcgagaagaccatattgaaaatgtttagtggctctcatatgcatgattgtttatttaacttagagcccatattacttgtcttctcttttgagttgaatgcttgcagattccagcttagtccaatgcacgtgcactattattattatacagatcattcggtcgtgcaagtgacaggcaataatgacgatatatgatggacttattgagatgagaaaagctggtatgacctcgacctctcttgtttttgtaaatctgatgagttcatcgtttctgattcagcttattatgaagtgaacatatttgcaatgacatttagagattatagttgcttgtgccatgcttgattagctatgagttataatggtttaccttgcgtgccaacatgctattagaatgattatgatgtggtatgatgggatggtatcctcctttgaatgaattgagtgactcgatttggcacatgttcacgcatgtagttgaatcaaatcaacatagccttcatgatatttatgttcatggtggattatatcctactcatgcttgtatttggtgtgaattaattttaatgcacgtttatgactgttgtcgctctctcagttggttgcttcccagtcttttgctagcctacacctgtactaagcgggaatactgcttgtgcatccaaactccttaaaccccaaagttgttccatatgagtccaccatacctacctatatgcggtatttacctgccgttccaagtaaatttgtatgtgccaaactccaaaccttcaaatgaaattctgttttgtatgctcgagcagctcatgtttcaactagggttgcctatatatatcttccatgctaggtgggttattctcaagaggagtggactccgctcctcattcacgagaaacggCCAGTAACCAGgatacccagtcccatgatccaaaaagatcaaagcaaatcaaaataattaaacaaaactcccccagggctgttgttagttggaggcagttgttgtttcgagcaagccatggattgatgcttgttggtggttaggggagtataaaccttttaccattctgtttgggaactgcctataatgcatgtagtatggaagatacaaccatctcatagttgttgcgttgacagcaaaagtatgtcgctcaaaatgttattcaatctctattttaaaatcgagttctggcacctctacaaatccctgcttccctctgcgaagggcctatctatttacttttatgttgagtcatcacccttcttattaaaaagcacccgctggagagcacactgtcatttgtattcattactattggtttatattgggtatgacttgactggatctcttttaccatcaattacaatgtttagttagtccttggtctttaaaggtgctctgcatttatgttttgcggtctcagaaagggctagcgagataccattttgttatatcatgttatgattattttaagaaagtgttgtcatccgagttttattattatggctcgctagctgattatgctattgatatgagtaattgtgagacctaggtgttattgttagtatggttagttcatagtatttgttgaaacttgaatgccgacttttcatgtttacaacaacaagagcaaacagagtttgtaaaagtttttctttatcactttcagtttatcaactgaattgcttgaggacaagcaaaggtttaagcttgggggagttgatacgtctccaacgtatctacttttccaaacacttttgcccttgttttggactctaacttgcatgatttgaatggaactaaccgggactggcgctgttttcagcagaactgccatgatgttgttttatttgtagaaaagaaaagttctcggaatgtcctgaaaatccacggaggcactttttggaattaataagaatttctaggcgaaagaaatacaccagggggcccacaccctgtccacgagacaggggggcgcgcctccctatctcgtgggccccctatacctccaccgacctcaactccaactccatatattcacgttcagggagaaacaaatcagagagaaagttccatcatgttttacgacacggagccgccgccaagccctaatctctctcgggagggctgatctggagtccgttcggggctccggagagggggattcgtcgtcgtcatcatcatcaaccatcctccatcaccaatttcatgatgctcaccgccgtgcatgagtaattccatcgtaggcttgctggacggtgatgggttggatgagatttaccatgtaatcaagttagttttgttagggtttgatccctattatccactatgttctgatattgatgttgctatgactttgctatgcttaatgcttgtcactagggcccgagtgccatgatttcagatctgaacctattatgttttcatgaatatatgtgtgtccttgatcctatcttgcaagtctatagtcacctattatgtggtatgatccgacaaccccgaagtgacaataatcgggatacttctcggtgatgacaaccccgaagtgacaatagtcaccTATTAGGAGGTGGAGCAAGGCAACTCGTAGAGCTAGCTGAAATGGGAATCAAGAAGGTGTCTTTGATCGCCTCGTCGCCCTCAACGCACACacggactccaaatttgatgaaaaTTTCACAGAATACTAATAATCATATGGTTATCCTTGTGTTAAAATCTCATCAAATTCTGGACACTTTTTTTTGTTCATTCTTTGGCAGCTGGATCATCAACAAAGAACATATCTTTGGTTATGTGCATGCCGATCACCATTGATTTTCCTTTTGCCGATACGTTAAGTCGTGATGCTATGAACAACAGCCGAGAAGCAATATGGACAATGGTGCAAACACCACAAAAATGAACAGAAGAAAACTTAACGCTGAACACATAAGACATTGTAGGCATGCTATACATGGACTAAGCCATATTTACCAGCAAGACAAGGACCATGGCAGCATGAACCATACTCAAGAATACAAGATAAGTTCAGCTACCAACATCACAAACAATCATGCCTCAAGACTCAAGCATCTGGGACTGATTTGAAGTGAGACATAAATGCAGCTATCATACCATCTTCACAAACCACATGCAAAGCATAAAAAATAATGTATCCATGTCTAGTGTCTTGCACAATTAAAACCCAAGTATACTTGGGTTGTGCCCTGAATTAGTACCAAAAAAAGACAACAACCATAAATTATAATAAAGCATTCTGACATGGTGCTCCTAAACTACTACTAAAACCATAACTAAAATTGCAGCTGCATGCAAAGAACCACACCATCAAAGAGCTTCCACCAGTACTTCAGGCTTCTGAATGCTGAATTTCCTGTGGGCCGCCTCCAAACAACCAAAAGCACAATGCTCTAATTTGTTTCATCTGATGATTCTTCATCACCCATGTCAAAAAGGTCACGAGGCCTGACTTCCACTACTACATTCCATAGTTCAGCTTTTGGATCTTGAATATAGAAAACCTGCTGCACCTgggaagaaaatacaaaaggatcATCCTCTAACTGATCTCCTGTGTGTATTTTCCGAGACTTGTTCACAAGAATGAACCCAAACTCATCGGTTTGAATGCCAACTTTGTGGTAGACATCATACCAATCACAATTAAAGAATACCACCTTGTAATCATTATAGGACAATTCAAATATGTCAGTTAATCTGCCATAATATCGAACACCATTTTCTGCAATGTTCACTACACCACTATTTTGTGTGACATGCCCTGACTCATGACTCATCGTGTGAAACCTGAAGCCGTTGATGACATAGCCACTGTAGCGCACCCCATATCTCTTTGGCTTTGCAGCCAAAGCTCTTACCTTTTCTGTTATATTTGGCCCATCACTTTGTAAAACCTGGATGTGCAATTAGTTAAATTCAGGTGCCTATATAATTCACAGTACATGAATATGGTAAAATGTACCTTTTGTTCCAACCAGTCAGCAAAGTGTCCATTAATTAACTTAGTGCTATCAGCTTTTGTCAATTTAGCTGACTCACATCGTTTGCTATTATCTTCGGCCACAAATTCTCTGTAACAATTAGATTATATGTATTAGAACTTTTCGGCAAACTCTAAACAAAAAGATTAAAGATACTATACATACTTGCGGAAATCTGCAAGTTCATCACAATGTCGCAAGACATATCGATGTGCTTGAATTAGAAGACGGCTATTAAACTGCCCAACCGGGATAGCCTTTCCAATTGGTTcaccagcactatcgaacatgtaCAAATCTTTTATCTTTTCTGATGGAGCAGGGTTTCTTGATGGTCTTGTAAAACGTGTAGTTCCTTCTAGAAATCTTGAACAAAAGGTCAAGCATTCTTGGGCAAGATACCCTTCAGCAATTGAACCTTCAGGAAATGCTCTATTGCGCACAAGTGCTTTCAGCCGGACAAATGATCTAAATTTAATTAAGCAGGATGTTACTTCTCAACACTATTGAAGATTAAATAAAATCAAAGTTAAGCGCCATACCTCTCCAGAGGGTACATCCATCGATAGTGCACTGGACCACCAAGTTTAACTTCTTCAACCAAGTGCACCATTAAATGCACCATGATAGTAAAGAATGATGGAAGAAAAATTCTCTCCATATTGCAAAGTGTCATCACAATACTCTCTTGAAGTTTGTCAAGCTCAGAGACATCTAACACTTTCGAGCATAGCTTCTTGAAGAAATTAGACAGCCCGATAACTACTGTCATGACCTCTTTGTGTGGGTAACAGGATcgaagtgctagaggaagaatatCTTCCAGAATAACATGACAATCATGGCCTTTGAGACCTGAGATTGTACAATCTTTCATGTTGACATGCCTAGAAAAATTTGATGCATATCCATCGGAGGTCCTAATATTATGCATCACTGAACAAAGTACTTCTTGCTGTTTTCTAGACATAGTAAATGGTGCATCAGGCAATATTGTTTTTCCATTATTATCTTCAACAGGATGAAGATCATGTCGAATTCCATTTTCACCAATTTCTGCCAAGTCAAGCCGTGCATTTAGGCCATCCTTTGTTTTAGAATCAATATTCAACAACGTTCCAATTAAATTATCAAACACATTCTTTTCTatgtgcattacatcgagattGTGCCTTAACTTGTTAAGTTCCCAATATGGCAAGTTGAAAAATATTGATTTTTTTTGAACCAATCCTCTGGCTTCTTCTCAGGCTTACCTTGGTTCTTAATTGACTTCTTGTTGCCTGCCTTCCTTTTACGCTTCGGTTCTTGATAATTTTCAGTTTCTTTTTCactgttttttttcttctttccgCCCTTTGCTTTCTTGGCTACATTGGCTTTTTTGCCTAACACAAACACTCTGCCTTGCAACATTTTCAAAGCTGAAGTACCACTCATAG
It contains:
- the LOC119339498 gene encoding uncharacterized protein LOC119339498 translates to MDRGWMSQPRASAAYKDGVEQFLTFAFRDVPAGDRILCPCVNCRNKAMQSYDGVKTHLRCDGILQGYTKWVCHGEDYSEPSFAFAHVSDNSGNLSIPGIPRNVVGESSHGRLDDMPGLLSAVFAMANSCESLSSTSDGELDGLEFENMEPNSVEDENADAQTSKKPDTYASFLEDANTELYPGCNAFSKLPFLITLYHMKCLHGWTQESFTTLLGVLSDALPEAQIPKKYYEPLIDELLQLWDGVDTFDASSQKTFPLKAALLWTLNDFPALAYLYGWSTSGKKANVAKKAKGGKKKKNSEKETENYQEPKRKRKAGNKKSIKNQEKNVFDNLIGTLLNIDSKTKDGLNARLDLAEIGENGIRHDLHPVEDNNGKTILPDAPFTMSRKQQEVLCSVMHNIRTSDGYASNFSRHVNMKDCTISGLKGHDCHVILEDILPLALRSCYPHKEVMTVVIGLSNFFKKLCSKVLDVSELDKLQESIVMTLCNMERIFLPSFFTIMVHLMVHLVEEVKLGGPVHYRWMYPLERSFVRLKALVRNRAFPEGSIAEGYLAQECLTFCSRFLEGTTRFTRPSRNPAPSEKIKDLYMFDSAGEPIGKAIPVGQFNSRLLIQAHRYVLRHCDELADFRKYV